From a region of the Pseudanabaena sp. ABRG5-3 genome:
- the nthB gene encoding nitrile hydratase subunit beta: MKLQHYLGGIENLGPVSVEKKVFVEEWEKRIFGIHVAMMALSNHLDQAIPKYPIKQVPTKFKDFWTWGHLRTGAEGMQPFDYFRLRYYEKWLGGISGFFIEKGYVTEAELDAATASYLSSPNPTSFTPPAGGNPAIDTQVIRYLREGDSPKRELTTKPKFAIGSKVKVKDPIVVDHTRLPGHLRGKTGTVYLVYPDAYTYFFSTGPDGIGEPMPVYLVAFSPVDIWGSAKSDPNSTYYDDLFETYLESV, from the coding sequence ATGAAATTGCAGCATTATTTAGGAGGTATCGAGAATCTCGGTCCTGTGAGTGTTGAAAAGAAAGTATTTGTGGAGGAGTGGGAAAAGCGTATTTTTGGCATTCACGTCGCTATGATGGCGCTGAGTAATCACTTGGATCAGGCGATTCCCAAGTATCCAATTAAGCAGGTACCCACCAAATTCAAGGACTTTTGGACTTGGGGTCACCTACGTACAGGAGCCGAAGGCATGCAACCTTTTGACTACTTTCGGCTACGCTATTACGAAAAATGGTTAGGTGGAATCTCTGGATTTTTTATCGAGAAGGGCTATGTCACCGAAGCTGAACTAGACGCTGCTACTGCTAGTTATCTATCTAGCCCAAATCCTACTAGCTTTACCCCACCTGCTGGGGGTAATCCAGCGATCGATACCCAAGTGATTCGCTACCTGCGGGAAGGTGATTCACCCAAGCGAGAACTGACTACCAAACCGAAATTTGCCATTGGCAGCAAAGTCAAGGTCAAAGATCCGATTGTCGTGGATCATACTCGACTACCGGGTCATCTCCGAGGCAAAACGGGCACTGTTTACTTAGTCTATCCAGATGCCTACACTTATTTCTTTTCTACTGGTCCAGATGGAATCGGCGAACCGATGCCCGTATATCTTGTTGCCTTTAGTCCAGTGGATATTTGGGGATCCGCCAAGAGTGATCCAAATTCAACCTATTACGACGATCTGTTTGAAACCTATCTTGAATCCGTTTGA
- the nthA gene encoding nitrile hydratase subunit alpha: MSGYEHFKYSTDREAYSAARVRALEALLVKKGVITGSTVDQVLKYFKTEMGPFNGAKIVARAWVDPSFKMRLLKDANAAISEMKFPPGMSGAEGEHLKIVENTPTVHNLIVCTLCSCYPWPTLGLPPYWFKDPTFRARAVREPRAVLKEFGLEIDPAVEIKVWDSSAQIRWSVLPERPAGTAGMSESQLAAIVTPESMMGVGKIKVA; encoded by the coding sequence ATGAGTGGATACGAGCATTTTAAGTACAGTACTGATCGAGAAGCCTACAGTGCGGCACGCGTTCGCGCTTTAGAGGCGCTGTTGGTGAAGAAAGGAGTGATTACAGGTTCCACCGTCGATCAGGTTTTGAAGTACTTCAAAACAGAGATGGGACCGTTTAATGGAGCTAAGATTGTGGCGCGGGCTTGGGTTGATCCGAGCTTTAAAATGCGCTTGTTAAAAGACGCTAATGCCGCGATCTCCGAGATGAAATTCCCCCCCGGAATGTCTGGAGCTGAGGGCGAACACCTCAAGATTGTTGAAAATACACCTACAGTCCATAACTTGATTGTCTGTACCCTATGTTCTTGCTACCCTTGGCCTACTTTGGGATTACCACCCTATTGGTTCAAAGATCCGACCTTCCGAGCCAGAGCCGTGCGCGAACCACGTGCCGTTCTGAAAGAATTTGGCTTAGAGATCGATCCCGCAGTAGAAATCAAAGTGTGGGATAGTAGCGCCCAAATTCGTTGGTCGGTATTGCCAGAGAGACCAGCAGGTACAGCAGGAATGAGCGAAAGCCAGTTAGCGGCGATAGTTACGCCCGAATCAATGATGGGAGTCGGCAAAATTAAGGTGGCCTAA
- a CDS encoding secondary thiamine-phosphate synthase enzyme YjbQ gives MIANQQQTVQHMVQQTIALRTNGKKLHNITRQVEAILFQSGIKMGLCNVFVRHTSASLIIQENADPDVLADLETFFSKLIPEEASQYRHISEGVDDMPSHIRSALTKTSETIPIANGKLALGTWQGIFVWEHRNLGHTREVLVHITGC, from the coding sequence ATGATCGCCAACCAACAGCAAACAGTGCAACATATGGTGCAGCAAACGATTGCCCTGCGTACCAATGGTAAAAAACTGCACAATATCACCCGTCAAGTAGAAGCCATACTCTTTCAATCGGGTATAAAAATGGGACTATGTAATGTCTTTGTGCGGCATACATCGGCAAGCTTGATCATTCAAGAAAATGCCGACCCCGATGTATTGGCAGATTTAGAAACATTTTTTAGCAAACTCATTCCTGAAGAGGCAAGTCAATATCGCCATATTTCTGAGGGAGTAGACGATATGCCATCCCATATTCGCAGTGCCCTTACTAAAACATCGGAAACAATTCCGATCGCTAATGGTAAACTTGCCCTCGGCACTTGGCAAGGAATCTTTGTTTGGGAGCATCGCAATTTGGGACATACCCGTGAAGTGTTGGTACATATTACAGGATGTTAA
- a CDS encoding ATP-binding protein translates to MLQHYHIRVNSDIYALSNLQGWFLQFQKLLPKPVWMQCNLVLVEVFTNVVSYAHEGLSEETPVDIELAINATEKFLELKIWDYGEPFDLLAEIDRLSREAHKNKDFENIDDIPTGGRGLIIAKTIADNIRYETSSDGRNCFVMTKSFANFTQNIPN, encoded by the coding sequence GTGTTACAGCATTACCATATCCGAGTTAACAGTGATATTTATGCCCTTTCAAACTTGCAAGGGTGGTTTCTTCAATTCCAAAAATTATTGCCCAAACCTGTTTGGATGCAGTGCAATCTCGTTTTAGTTGAGGTATTTACGAATGTGGTTTCCTATGCCCATGAGGGTTTGTCTGAGGAAACTCCAGTTGATATTGAGTTAGCAATCAATGCAACCGAAAAATTTTTAGAATTGAAAATTTGGGACTATGGAGAACCATTTGACCTACTAGCCGAAATTGACAGGCTCTCCAGAGAAGCTCATAAGAATAAGGACTTTGAAAATATTGACGATATTCCTACAGGTGGTAGAGGTTTGATCATCGCCAAAACCATCGCTGACAATATCCGATATGAGACTTCTAGCGATGGTCGTAATTGTTTTGTAATGACAAAAAGTTTTGCAAACTTTACCCAAAACATACCAAATTGA
- a CDS encoding CobW family GTP-binding protein — protein MSGLRKIPITVLTGYLGAGKTTLLNHILTADHGQKVAVIVNEFGEVGIDHQLVIGTDEEIFEMNNGCICCTVRGDLIRMIGKLLERRDQFDVLVIETTGLADPAPVIQSFFVDEVLYAETVLDAVVTVVDAKHIWDHWESSEAQEQIAFADVVILNKIDLVSPTILEELEKRVRGMNAIAKLYRTLNCDIDLDQLLGLKAFDLKQALSIDPQFLTEDTHVHDSSISSVSITTTGSYSSTQVNRWLYQLVQEQGADIFRMKGILNLDNADRRFVFQGVHMTLDGRPGKPWRAEEVRQNELVFIGRNLDEQTLKAGFQACRLEVPIEVGG, from the coding sequence ATGTCAGGATTACGTAAAATTCCCATAACGGTATTGACAGGATATCTTGGGGCTGGAAAAACCACCCTACTGAATCATATTTTGACAGCTGATCATGGTCAGAAAGTTGCTGTGATTGTGAATGAATTTGGCGAAGTCGGAATTGATCACCAACTTGTGATTGGAACCGATGAGGAAATCTTTGAGATGAATAACGGATGCATTTGTTGCACCGTCAGAGGAGATTTAATCCGAATGATTGGCAAGCTGCTAGAACGTCGTGATCAGTTTGATGTTCTAGTAATCGAAACAACTGGATTAGCCGATCCCGCTCCCGTTATTCAGTCTTTCTTCGTCGATGAGGTACTTTATGCAGAAACAGTCCTAGATGCGGTAGTAACGGTAGTCGATGCTAAGCACATCTGGGATCACTGGGAAAGTAGTGAAGCTCAGGAGCAAATTGCATTTGCCGATGTCGTGATCTTAAATAAGATTGATTTGGTATCGCCAACCATTCTGGAAGAACTAGAAAAACGCGTGCGTGGGATGAATGCGATTGCCAAACTATATAGAACTCTGAATTGTGACATTGACCTCGATCAATTACTCGGTTTAAAAGCCTTTGACCTCAAACAAGCACTGAGTATCGATCCACAATTTTTGACAGAGGATACCCATGTACATGATTCGTCAATATCGTCCGTCTCCATTACTACGACTGGTAGTTACAGCAGCACCCAAGTTAACAGATGGCTTTACCAACTAGTCCAAGAACAAGGTGCCGATATCTTCCGCATGAAGGGCATTTTGAATTTGGATAACGCAGATCGGCGTTTTGTCTTTCAAGGTGTCCACATGACTCTTGACGGTAGACCCGGTAAGCCGTGGAGAGCTGAGGAAGTACGCCAAAACGAACTGGTGTTCATTGGTCGTAATTTGGATGAACAGACCTTAAAAGCGGGTTTTCAGGCTTGTCGCCTAGAAGTACCGATCGAAGTTGGTGGCTAG
- a CDS encoding gluconeogenesis factor YvcK family protein — MKSAKKPPASRYRPATKQRKWLRGFQWFLPGLLVKRWLLVSIIGIVLIVLGIAISARLTPILFLSRLIGNTIDLLVAILPRNFSGPLALAIGLGLLWLGQKRALGSITQVLMPDQDKELLELLVSHRKLNRGPKIVTVGGGTGMSNLLRGLKQYSANITAIVTVADDGGSSGRLRREHGVLPPGDIRNCLAALADEEKLVTELFQYRFKTGEGLTGHSFGNLFLTAMSEVTGDLEKAIAASSQVLAVRGRVLPATLEHMVLWAELEDGRYVEGESNIPEAKGKIKHIGCKPSNPQGLPQAIEDINEADLIVIGPGSLYTSIIPNLLVPEILQALINRNVPSIYLCNIMSQVGETDGYAVSDYVRVLDELAGVRLFDVVLVQKNPPSERSLQHYASFGSYLTPLDRENLAKMGCPVLIANIMREKANGTVCHDSDKLAGVLMRWYNRQ; from the coding sequence ATGAAGTCCGCAAAAAAGCCACCAGCCAGCCGATATCGCCCAGCAACTAAACAGAGAAAGTGGCTGCGGGGATTTCAGTGGTTTTTACCAGGACTCTTAGTCAAGAGATGGTTGCTAGTCAGCATTATTGGCATTGTCTTAATCGTGCTGGGAATCGCAATTTCGGCAAGACTGACCCCGATTTTATTTCTATCGCGTCTCATCGGGAATACGATCGACCTTTTGGTGGCGATCTTGCCCCGCAATTTCAGTGGTCCGCTTGCCTTAGCCATTGGGCTTGGTCTTCTCTGGCTAGGACAAAAACGCGCCCTTGGTTCGATTACTCAAGTTTTGATGCCCGATCAAGATAAAGAACTGTTGGAATTACTAGTTTCTCACCGCAAGCTCAATCGCGGGCCCAAAATTGTCACCGTTGGTGGTGGCACAGGCATGTCGAATTTGTTACGAGGTCTGAAGCAATATAGCGCCAATATTACGGCGATCGTCACAGTTGCCGATGACGGTGGTTCTTCTGGTCGCTTACGGCGCGAGCATGGCGTTTTACCTCCAGGGGATATTCGCAACTGCCTCGCAGCCCTGGCCGATGAAGAAAAATTAGTCACCGAACTATTTCAATATCGATTTAAAACTGGTGAAGGTCTAACAGGACATAGCTTTGGTAATTTGTTCCTGACCGCGATGAGTGAAGTCACGGGTGATCTCGAAAAGGCGATCGCGGCAAGTTCTCAGGTATTAGCCGTGCGTGGACGAGTATTACCTGCAACCCTTGAGCATATGGTGCTATGGGCAGAACTTGAAGATGGACGATATGTTGAAGGGGAGTCAAATATTCCTGAAGCTAAGGGTAAGATTAAACATATTGGGTGCAAACCCAGTAATCCGCAGGGACTACCTCAAGCTATTGAGGATATTAACGAAGCCGATTTGATTGTGATTGGACCTGGTAGCTTATATACCAGTATTATTCCCAACCTGCTCGTACCTGAGATTCTCCAAGCATTGATCAATCGCAATGTGCCATCGATCTATCTTTGTAATATCATGAGTCAAGTAGGTGAAACCGATGGCTATGCTGTGTCTGATTACGTGCGAGTTTTAGACGAGTTAGCAGGGGTGAGATTATTTGATGTAGTTTTAGTTCAAAAGAACCCACCTTCTGAGCGATCGCTACAGCACTATGCCTCTTTCGGGTCTTATTTGACACCTCTAGATCGTGAAAATCTCGCCAAAATGGGCTGTCCTGTTTTAATTGCCAATATTATGCGGGAAAAGGCTAATGGGACAGTCTGTCATGATTCAGATAAACTTGCAGGGGTATTAATGCGTTGGTATAACCGTCAGTAA
- a CDS encoding RsmE family RNA methyltransferase, whose translation MVLIKKKRRLQRLSLQAYQVASDLQINSAIALTSEQRHYLCNVLRLDIGAEFIALDRQGGWWLAKLSSEADNAQIIDKLENNSELDTQITLGVAMPKGSNIESVIRQSTELGVRQIVPLFSDRTVIKSGTEIGNQKRDRWQRIAEEAAELSLRTYVPEINAPQSFKSWLGDLAQNSAQIHKYICVTHPDATHLLTSLQSAYYALPMGEQLTQIMIATGCEGGWTTREEEMAIASGFIPVSLGDRVLSAITAPVVALSIVSAFLDTK comes from the coding sequence ATGGTGTTAATCAAAAAAAAACGTAGATTACAAAGATTATCTTTACAGGCTTACCAAGTCGCTTCAGATTTACAAATCAACAGCGCGATCGCCTTAACATCTGAACAAAGACATTATTTATGTAATGTGTTGCGTCTAGACATAGGCGCGGAATTTATTGCCCTCGACCGCCAAGGGGGCTGGTGGCTAGCGAAGTTATCTAGTGAGGCGGATAATGCCCAAATCATCGACAAATTAGAAAATAATTCCGAGTTAGATACCCAAATTACTCTTGGTGTGGCGATGCCCAAAGGTAGCAATATCGAATCAGTAATTCGCCAATCTACGGAATTAGGCGTGCGCCAAATAGTGCCATTATTTAGCGATCGCACGGTTATCAAATCAGGCACAGAAATCGGTAATCAAAAACGCGATCGCTGGCAACGCATTGCTGAAGAAGCCGCCGAGCTTTCCCTGCGTACCTATGTCCCTGAAATTAATGCACCACAATCCTTCAAGTCATGGCTAGGCGATCTTGCCCAAAATTCTGCACAAATTCATAAATATATTTGTGTAACCCACCCTGATGCGACACATTTACTGACTAGCTTGCAAAGTGCATATTACGCTTTACCTATGGGAGAGCAACTTACTCAAATTATGATTGCTACGGGTTGCGAGGGAGGGTGGACTACCAGAGAAGAAGAAATGGCGATCGCCTCAGGATTTATACCTGTATCTCTAGGCGATCGGGTATTATCTGCCATCACAGCCCCAGTGGTAGCATTGTCCATAGTTAGTGCATTTTTAGATACAAAATAA
- a CDS encoding nitrile hydratase accessory protein produces MQTQFEHFAATSMLGSKDSPPRCDGELFFEDSWEGRAFGIAIALSKKGHYEWEDFRQQLITSIGDWESSHALDDPSWNYYQRWLLALERVMLEINLIDPAELEQQLAELMAQENLLE; encoded by the coding sequence ATGCAAACTCAATTTGAGCATTTTGCTGCGACTAGTATGCTAGGCAGCAAGGACTCACCACCCCGCTGTGATGGCGAACTGTTTTTTGAAGATTCTTGGGAAGGTCGCGCTTTTGGAATTGCGATCGCCCTCTCCAAAAAAGGCCATTATGAATGGGAAGACTTTCGGCAGCAATTGATTACGTCAATTGGAGATTGGGAGTCCTCACATGCTCTAGATGACCCAAGCTGGAACTATTATCAGCGTTGGCTTTTGGCACTGGAGCGCGTGATGCTAGAAATCAACCTGATTGATCCAGCAGAACTTGAACAACAACTGGCAGAGTTGATGGCACAAGAAAATCTATTGGAGTAA
- the corA gene encoding magnesium/cobalt transporter CorA, with amino-acid sequence MLHNPARFKPSSIENDSDNEEELEFYDFNEPEPGSPPGTLIIGEDASIPNIFLIDYHAEEAIGVQLATPEECFPYLDSQSVSWVDVQGLGSEDVLKRLGKVFSLHELVLEDIVNIPQRPKVESFEDQELIILHMVTSREDGRGFYDEQVSLILGKNYVLTVQEEPENDVFEPIRQRIHRNRGVIRSQKSDYLAYTLIDAIVDGFFPVLEDYGERLEDLQDEVVEKPTRQTLEKIHKIKRELLLLRRAIWPQRDAINSLIREESPLIDREVRVYLRDCYDHTVQVIDMVETYRELAANLMDIYLSSLSNSTNEVMRFLTVISTLFIPLTFVAGVYGMNFETSLAGNMPELKMEYGYVYCWLGMLAISGGLLFFFWKKGWLSGPK; translated from the coding sequence ATGCTGCACAACCCTGCCAGATTTAAGCCTAGTTCCATCGAAAATGACTCGGATAATGAAGAAGAATTAGAATTTTACGATTTTAATGAACCTGAACCGGGGAGTCCACCGGGAACGCTAATCATTGGTGAAGATGCCAGTATTCCCAATATTTTTCTGATTGATTACCATGCCGAAGAAGCGATCGGCGTGCAATTAGCAACCCCTGAAGAATGTTTCCCCTACCTCGATAGTCAATCGGTCTCATGGGTAGATGTGCAGGGGTTAGGTTCGGAAGATGTCTTAAAACGACTAGGCAAAGTGTTTAGCCTCCATGAGCTAGTACTTGAAGATATCGTCAATATTCCCCAAAGACCGAAGGTTGAAAGCTTCGAGGATCAAGAACTAATCATCTTACATATGGTGACGAGTCGTGAAGATGGTCGGGGTTTTTATGATGAGCAGGTAAGTTTGATCTTAGGAAAAAACTATGTACTGACGGTGCAAGAAGAACCTGAAAATGATGTGTTTGAGCCAATTCGCCAACGGATTCACCGCAATCGTGGCGTAATTCGATCACAGAAGTCCGACTACCTTGCCTATACTCTCATCGATGCGATCGTCGATGGTTTTTTCCCTGTGTTAGAGGACTATGGTGAGCGTCTCGAAGATTTGCAAGATGAAGTAGTAGAAAAGCCCACTCGTCAAACCCTTGAAAAAATTCATAAAATCAAGCGCGAGCTTTTGCTCCTACGCCGAGCCATCTGGCCGCAACGGGATGCGATTAACTCTTTAATTCGTGAAGAAAGTCCTTTAATTGATCGCGAAGTAAGGGTTTACTTGCGGGACTGTTATGACCATACAGTACAGGTAATCGATATGGTCGAGACATACCGTGAACTTGCCGCTAATTTAATGGATATTTATCTGTCGTCACTCAGTAACAGCACCAATGAGGTCATGCGTTTTTTGACCGTGATTTCCACTTTGTTTATTCCCCTTACCTTTGTCGCAGGTGTGTATGGCATGAATTTTGAGACAAGCTTGGCAGGAAATATGCCTGAGCTAAAAATGGAATATGGCTATGTTTACTGTTGGCTAGGAATGCTAGCGATCTCTGGAGGCTTATTATTTTTCTTTTGGAAAAAAGGTTGGCTATCTGGCCCCAAATAA